The genomic interval TTTTTTCTCCACGAAACTGTCGTGTTATACCTATCACCAAAGATACTGTGTAATTATACGGGACTTTATCCTATTTTATCGTTTTctaagaaataacatcaatatATTGTATTTGTCAAACAAAAATTATCAAGTAACACATCTGCCTCGCTAAATTTTGTCCAAATgagtattttattttcatatatatatatataatatgtcaaAATCAAACCGAATGATCTTACTTTAgaataatttcttaagagagaACGAAACAAAGAAAGTTCTTGTAGgcttcatataatataataattcgTGTGTTAGCTTGTTCGCCTTTATTCTACACttcaagatattatatatattaaagatGTTAGGCAGCGGCCTGCTTAGTTGTATACGTACAGAGTTGattgatacatatatatatagcactaaaatattatgataGTATCATATTATTACTGAAAGCAAAGATGGCAAAGCTTTCTAATAATCTCTTTCTCATCTCAATTCTTGGAATTTCTCTCGTCTTTACGCAATTTTGTGGTACGaaatatttgtttcttctttttACATATAATAGATAGATTATGTTCTACATTTATTGTTCTCTTGATTGACACCTCCAAAATATACAAATTGAAAACAACTTCGCACGTGATCAAAACTcaaaatctatatataatatatatcaatatatatgcaTGCAGGCTCTTAAAGTACGTTTCAATTTCAAAGTTTCACATTTTCTGGtactgtttatatatattatactaaaAAGAAGATAGCTCATTCAACTGATAGTTTCTTAATTTTCTAtgcattattattttaaataaatattgttatCTTCCGTATAATATCaaccaattaaatatttatatgtatatttgtttttaaaaatttatataattcagATGGAAAAAAAGTACTAATGGAGTACATAGGAGCAACGGGCGTACCAGTCAAATTCAACACAGTACCGATCAACCAAAGCATCGACTTTCACTTCATCCTCAGCTTCGCCATTGATGCAAGCCCACAAGGAGAATCACAAAACGGTGTGTTCTCCCCTTACTGGGTCCCCACACTCACTCAAGACTCCGTCGCCCAAATCAAATCCCAAAACCCTAACGTCAAAGCCTTAGCCAGTCTCTCCGGATGGAGTCTCGGTGACACAGTCCTCCGCTGGTACGATCCGGAAGATCCCGACCGTTGGATCACCAACGCATTCACCTCCCTCAAATCAATCATCGAAGACTACCACCTCGACGGAATCGACATCGATTACGAGAACTTCCCTAAACGACGCCGTCGCTCAAGTCCCAATTCCACCTTCGCTTACTGCATCGGCGAGCTAATTTCCCTACTTAAGAACCAAAGCGTCATCTCCGTCGCCACCATCGCGCCGTTCTACACGACGGTGGGGCCGTACATGGACCTGTACGGACGGTACGCCGAGGTGATAGACTTCGTGAACTACCAGTTTTATACGGATCGGGTTCGGAGCGCGAACGGGTATTTGGACACTTTTCGGGTCAGGTCGATGCAGTTCGGAGCGGAGAAGCTTTTGCCGAGCTATGAGGTAGAAGGGAGAGGGATTCAAGGGGAGGCGTTCTTTGATGCTTTGAGATTGTTGGAGAAGAGTGGGTTCAGTGTGAATGGAGTGATGATTTTCTCGGCTGATGCTTCTGtgggtggtggtggtgatgaCTATTATTACGAGAAGAAATCTCAGGCTTTCTTGCTTAATTCAACTACTCTATTGTGATTGttactattattattgttttcttgttattaaaaaaatattaattttccgCGAAATCTTGTTATTGTTATGATATTTATacacttaactttttttttttttttttttttttttttttacaaaacccCCTTACATTTTAGTTTTAATACACTTAaccccttattttttttttctgtggcaaaaccccccttatgttttaatttttgtacacttaaccttttattttttattttggtggcaaaacccccttaagtTTACTTTTCTAtgcaaattaaaaattttagttagatattaccgttaaatactaaCTGAATTACTACTGCATCGACTTCGAGATTTTACCGTTACATATACACAGATAGCGCCTACAACCTTTCTTCAATTCCCAAATGAAGCCACCGTATCCCTCTCCAACGATTTGCTCAAACTAATAGTAGTGTTGCGTTTCGGGTTCTAGAGTAGAAGAATGTTCACTACTCACCTCGCAATCTTCAAGGCTTGAATTGGAAAGTTCGTCACTTGAAGAGGACGGACTGGCACAAAGACACTACAACAATACTAATAATTAGGGGCGAAAAATTCCGCCGGTATTAAACCCAAAATCCGCTGGTATTTACTTTTAGCGGCGGGGGTCCGTCGGTATTGCCCCACCGCTAATGGTCGGTCTCTATTAATCATTAATAGCGGCGGACTGACTCATCCGCCGCTATTAATGATTAATACCAGGGGACCATTAGCGGCGAACCCGCCGGTATTTAATGCGTCAGAAACAATTTTTAACACATTATTACCAGCAGgggtccgccggtaataatggtttttataaaaaaaaaaataaatgtaaatataattatattgatatttatatttatttaatttttttttcaaattaatattatgaataaatattagaattaaaattaacaataatttaATTACTACACACGTTATGAATTAAAATTTATCcatcataaaaattaaataattatcatccatacattatttaaaacttaaatatatccaaacataattaaaaacttaaataaatccacacataactaaaataaacataaactaattattattgtcttgatcaaacaaatcatctaTAAAATTTGAGCCAGTAGTGTTTAAGTTAAGATCAGGATTTGGTGCATTGTCCTGAGCTTGCGATACTGGCGGTGATGGGTAATATGGTTGCTGGGAAGATAAAATCTCCACAAATTGTCGAGTCTGTCGTTGTTGTGGTAAATTCGGAGATTGTTGTTGTTGCGAAACATTTAAAGATTGTTGTTGTGGCGAAAAGTTTGGGGATTGTTGCTGAAACTGACCAAGAAAAATATATGGATTTTGTGAAGCGAAAAATTGACCCGGAGAAGGTTGCTGCATTGGACCACCAAAAAACATTGGCTATTGAGATGAACTCCCAAATTGACCAAACATCGGCTGTTGGGACTGTGATCCTCCAAAAAAATCAGAGTAGAAAAATTGAGGAGACTAGGAGGAGTGTCCAAACATGTTCGGAATAAGAGGAGTTGGGAGGAACTTCCCTGCACATTAGGAGATTGCCGAGTCTGCTGAAAAAGTTGTTGTTGCGGCCTTGGACATGTTGCACTACCCTGAGGTTGGGTTGGTAAATATTGTTGGAGGAATCTGTCAAATCGTGGGTCATACAGATCAGAAGTGTCATGTCCCAGTGGAAAGCGTTCACGCAATCTCTGAAACATCTCAGCCATAATACAAACATCTTGAGAAAGAGTAGACCCTGCTTGAGATTGAGTTTGACTTTAGCTTGAAGAGCTAGATGATGTTGTTGATCTTTTCCCCTTCTTTGCTATGTTGTAACCGACTCCTCGAATATAGTCACTCCTCTCACCAAAAACTTTGCCCATGACCTTGAATTGGATGTCAGACGGCACCTCCGAGGATCCAGAATCATTGCCAGATTGGCTTTGAAGCCTACTTCTCGCCATCTCTTCCTCCCTTTCTTTGGTGAGTTTCTCCTcaccataaataaaaattgttaaataatcaatgatgtgataattttaagaaaaaaaatgaaatattagTGTAACTCACCCATTTCTCTTTAGCAGCATCATTGACCCAAGTTTTATCCTTCCTAAGATGGTTTTCTCTCCAAGTTTGTATAACATATTTTTCTGGCTCCTTCTGTATTGCTATCAGTGTtagattttgtaaaaattattatttcaataaATGAATTATTTGAAGTCTACTTACAAATTCATGACGCTGAGCTGCCATTGATTTTGTGCCTTGAGTTGAGGGGTACttcatttgttttctatttttcttgttttgattggAACGCTCCATAAATTTTGGGCTCAAAAACAAATCAATAATCTCTTTCCAATGCTTTCTTGTTACATAGTGCTCAGGCGTAGCATTGAGTGCCACCTCTAGATTATCTGGGTTTCCCTCGtaatatttttgaaagaaagtatgcctaatattttttctttctgaatatctttttcccatctcaTGGTAAAGagtctgttggaaatattttacaaggatctagatttactaccaagtatgtttcattaacatcctaatataaattctaaaacaatgaaataaacacatataaagtttaggaaaccttacattgggtgcagcggaatataatgactccttccattaagatctctccttcctttgacgttgattctccttcttgttgtttagattcttcacagtattacacactatgattgagataccacttgatgtgtgcgggcactactcattcactcaaggctatttcgaaattgaagagaagaaaagagagagagaggggcggctatagctttctctgaaagaaacaatgtgcaagtcatagtttcctgaagccaacactttccatttatagaatgccatctacgtttaggttagaattgtatgacattaaaataatgaaaaatataaatggtaaaccctttgcatagtggccgaccatataaggaaaatgggcctcactttgcaacttttccattttgttatttttcaatcccatttctcaaaaatgccaattttccaatttaaccatttaaatgccaattctaattatttaataactaaaaattaattattaaataatattgtcatttaatatatttattaatttagacatgtaaagtcttttaattaataaataaacctagaatctcttttctttacaatttcgcccttgcttagtgaaaattcataaagtagacatagtctaactttagaattataattgattaattaaaatcaattaactgagtcttacaagcagtatggtctcaactagtatggggaccatgggcctatattaaccgagcttccaataagtcgaaccgaatttaccaagtaaatttcctaacttattaattccttattgaatccacacttagaacttggaattgcactctcagtcatatagaacgctctatatgttccacgatatagatacgctattagttatccattgttataatcctaatttgatcaatgaccgtCTAAtatatgatctacattgaataggcactaaattaccgttacaccttcaatgtattttatccttaaaacacttagctccgtataaatgatatttcagcgaagtgaaatgagatctccaccatttatctctgtttagccaagctcgaaggatatcatcgtttcacttctaaattcctatagaagttatagactccatatttatgttagcgctctcactcaattatactatcatgttcccaaaatgtagtATTATTATGATATCGATGGTCACCCAGAACCCGAAAAAGTGATGAGgactctgttgggttttgtgccctaaataaaacccatttcaatataatcagatttacttattaataaagatcagaaataacattttatgttgcatggttcacatgatttatttcattattatatatataatgtatgaattctatttaagtccagaacatatgaatttgttaattattatagtgttgtcagcacagtggaatataatcttaattatatgttcgaaagtttattccctgatttgtcagttcactagatttagactgacatgataatcagcgataggtattcttacaccttggataagtgttatgtcctttcgagggcattggaaaagtttaccgatattgaactttgattagatatattaaaatttaccgtaatatctattcaattcaatatcacatgttgatcctagaccaaatgatcttaatcctgatatgattaggttcgacctcaagagtattatacatgttctttgatttgttagttaagcctacttttgggtcagggtgatacgtacattttggaaacatgatagtataattgagtgggagcgctaacataaatatggagtctataacttctataggaattaagaagtgaaacgatgatatccttcgagcttgactaaatagagataaatggtggagatctcatttcacttcgctgaaatatcatttatacggagctaagtgttttaaggataaaatacattgaaggtgtaacggtaatttagtgcctattcaatgtagatcatatattagagggtcattgatcaaattaggattataacaatggataactaatagtgtatctatatcgtggaacatatagagcgttctatatgtctgagagtgcaattccaagttctaagtgtggattcaataaggaattaataagttagggaatttacttggtaaattcggttcgacttattggaagctcggaaatataggctcatggtccccatactagttgagaccatactgcttgtaagactcagttaattgattttaattaatcaattataattctaaagttagactatgtctagtttatgaattttcactaagcaagggggaaattgtaaagaaaagagattctaggtttatttcttaattaggagactttatatgtctaaattaataaatatattaaatgacaatattatttaataactattttttaagttattaaataattagaattgacatttaaatggttaaattggaaaattggcatttttgaaaaaatgggaatgaaaaataacaaaatgggaaagttgcaaagtgaggcccaatttccttatatggccgcccactatgcaaatcttttaccattttatttttccattattttaatgccatacaattctaattaacctaaacctagatggcattctacaaatagaaagtattggcttcaggaaacttatGACTTTTGCATATTGTTCCTCTCAGAAAAAGCCatgcgccaccctctctctcttttcctctccccaatttcgaaattccttgagtgatagagtagtgcccacacacatcaagtggtatctcaatcatagtgtgtacgtctgtaggagaatccaaacaacaagtaggagaatcaacatcaaaggaaggagagaaggagatccagattcagatcttgataatgctctgctacagaaaggaatcaagggctagagatctgaatggaaggagtcattatattccactgcacccaatgtaaggtttcctaaactttatatgtgtttatttcattgttttagaattcatattaggatgttaatgaaacatacttggtagtaaatctagatcctggtaaaatatttccaacaccctaacccaaaagtaggcttaactaacaaatcaaagaactgttgggttttatgccctaaataaaactccatttcaatgtaatccattttattcaatatcaataaagaaacagaagtatttttcattcatttgtatgttttggttcatcttatcaattgcttgtctatttgatttatatcatccaaacccttttcacatacttgatcctgtttattgtgttgtcaacacagtggaaagtaaacatggctatgtgaataaagattcttagatttatcagaacactggggttttactgatataacaatctacaacagagtttacttgcatttggagaaatgctattttctttccagagcattggttaaagtaaagcttgagttggatgcatggagtatgcatcggaagggaccgatattgaactttgacattgattaattaaacttaccgtaatatctattcaagtcaatatcacctagttaatcctagatcaaatgatcttaatcttgatatgattaggttcaatctcaagagtgttattcgtgttctttgatttgttagttaagcctactttggggtcagggtgatacgtacatttttggaacacggtagtgcaattgagtgggagcgcttacataaatatggaatctatagcttctatctggcaaatacaaagtaaatgatgatttccttcgagcttgaccaaacagaaataaatagaggagtactcatttcacttaggtgaaatatcatttataaggataaaatacattgtagggtgttacggtaatctaattcctttacaatatagatcatctatatagaggatcattgatcaaattaggattataacaatggataactaatgacgtgtctatatggtggaacatatagagcgttctatatactaagagtgcaattctaagttctatgcgtggattcaacgaagaattaataagtcagtgaatttaggatgtaaattcttgatctgcttattggaagctcggatatatagacccatggtccccccactagttgagacaatattacttgtaagactcatttaattggttttgattaatcaattataattctcagattagactatgtctatttgttaattttttactaagtaaggacgaaattgtaaagaaagagttttaggggcatatttgttaattaagatactttgtttggtctaattaataaatatgataaatgacaatattatttaataattatttatagtcattaaatagttagaattggcatttaaatggttggatttgaaaattggcgtttttgagaaaatgagatgcagaaatgataaaacaacaaaattacaaaagtgggcccaaatccactagccatggccggccacctttgtaggctttatcatttaatattttcattattttaatgcaaaataattcaaacctaaccctatgtggcatgctataaatagatagtgatggcttcagcaAAAAGTGACTTTTatatcttgtttccttcagagaaaaacttgagccatcacactaaacctagccgccactctcctcTCTTCTTCTTGATTGAATATTTTCGaaccctcttagtgatagagtagtgcccacacatagcaagtagtacctcaatcatagtgaggaagatcgtgaagaaagacattcaacaagaaggacattcgggctcagatcttgataatactctgcgacagaaaggatacaagggttagagatctgagtgggaggagatatattattccgctgcacccaatgtaaggtttctcatactttatatgtgtttatttataatatttagaagttcatatttagggtgttaatcaacatacttgtgagtagatctaagatcctggtaaaataatttctaacaactagcctcagagccatggtaattgatttgcttgcaagaaatttggacttaaaacgatttgtttgtgatttggatggtatcatgttgttttgtgtgttgtatgatgatagattgatgtttgtgaattttcgtgaaaaataattgaaaatctgtttctgaaattattttttttggatagtttgtaaaaaaattaagcaatttacttttttacagaactcaatttcgattttatttgaattagttatgaatttttgaaaatcagaaaaatatcgggatggtgcaACTCACcaacgcgcgcggatgagggtgcAACCCTCGGTACACGC from Cannabis sativa cultivar Pink pepper isolate KNU-18-1 chromosome 4, ASM2916894v1, whole genome shotgun sequence carries:
- the LOC115712009 gene encoding chitinase 2 isoform X1 gives rise to the protein MAKLSNNLFLISILGISLVFTQFCDGKKVLMEYIGATGVPVKFNTVPINQSIDFHFILSFAIDASPQGESQNGVFSPYWVPTLTQDSVAQIKSQNPNVKALASLSGWSLGDTVLRWYDPEDPDRWITNAFTSLKSIIEDYHLDGIDIDYENFPKRRRRSSPNSTFAYCIGELISLLKNQSVISVATIAPFYTTVGPYMDLYGRYAEVIDFVNYQFYTDRVRSANGYLDTFRVRSMQFGAEKLLPSYEVEGRGIQGEAFFDALRLLEKSGFSVNGVMIFSADASVGGGGDDYYYEKKSQAFLLNSTTLL
- the LOC115712009 gene encoding chitinase 2 isoform X2 — its product is MEYIGATGVPVKFNTVPINQSIDFHFILSFAIDASPQGESQNGVFSPYWVPTLTQDSVAQIKSQNPNVKALASLSGWSLGDTVLRWYDPEDPDRWITNAFTSLKSIIEDYHLDGIDIDYENFPKRRRRSSPNSTFAYCIGELISLLKNQSVISVATIAPFYTTVGPYMDLYGRYAEVIDFVNYQFYTDRVRSANGYLDTFRVRSMQFGAEKLLPSYEVEGRGIQGEAFFDALRLLEKSGFSVNGVMIFSADASVGGGGDDYYYEKKSQAFLLNSTTLL